The Bdellovibrio sp. ZAP7 DNA segment TCCTTGGGAAAATGGTAGGGGGCGAGGGACTTGAACCCCCGATCCCAGTGTTATGAGCACCGTGCTTTAACCAACTAAGCTAGCCCCCCACTTAAAGAAATTTGAAACTATCAAACTCCGGGGGGATTGGCAAAAGCGCGGTGCATTAGTGTCTAATGGGTGGGGCGATCCTCCTGATTGCTTGCTTCCGAGTGGAGCGGATGGGTTTCTACCTGTCCATGGGCACCGACAGTGCCGAGGATTATTTCGGGAGTGGTCATACCCACGTGGCTAAAGTGAGTTTTACGAAATTCGGCAGCCAAATGAATGGATTCACGAAGTCCGATTTCGTCACGAAAAACACAAACTCCGACACCTTGACCATCAGGGGTGGTAATCCAGTTATAGGAAACGAATCCCTCCATTTGTTCCAGAAGAGGAATGAACATTTCTTGCAGCTTTCCATTGATCTCTGGAATATGTACGGGGCTGAAACGATAAGTGCGTACTGAAGCAAACACTAGCCACCTCCAATCTTTAATTCCATTGTAAGCGGAAGCCATTGTGTAGATTCACGGCCAATGCTTGCTTAAAAACACATTCTGAAAACTACAAAACGCAAAAAAGTTGGGGAGCTAGTGTAAGGTGGGTCGTTGTTGTCGGATCGGTGGCTGCCAGCGCTACAGAATCCATCAATGAAGTCACAATCCAAGTCATAAGATATTTCATATCCAACCTCGACCGAGTCATAAATGCCGTTGACCTGAGCGGTCCAGTTTATAAACTAGAGGAATGAAAAAACATCTAATGACGGCTTTATTTGCTGTGGTTTCTGGTTTCTTGCTTCAAGCATGTTCGCCTGCGGGCTCTTTGATTTCTCATCAAAGAGATGCGGACTTCTATAGCCAATTCGTAAATTCATCAGCTGATTGGCCACAAGCTGAAAACAAGATTGATGAACTTAAGGTGATGCAAACGGGTTCCGAGTATCCGATGCGCTATGTGTTCTTTGATAACGGGAAATTCTATTATCAGGTTGATAGATTGGGAACAGGCGAAGGCGTTTGGTCCATTCAAAAAGGCGCTTTGATTGCAACAGCTCAGCGTACAATTTTTGCGATGGAACTTGCGATTTCAGCAGCAAGCGACAAAGGTAACGAGACATTGGTGCGATTTTATGACCGTCACGGTTTAAATTCGATTAACATCAAGTTACGTGATCCACAGGTGATCAAGGCTCAAGGTAAAGTGCCGACCGAGCTCAGAAAATTCACTCGTTCAGAAAAGAACATTTAAAAAAAAAGGGAGCTTTAAGCTCCCTTTTTTAATTCCCAAATTGAAATTTAGAAAACTATTTACAGCTATAGCTGACACTTTTTTGCAGATCGTATCCGCTTAAGAAACCTTTGCGAACAGAGTGATCCAGGATCAGCAAGCTTGCGTTTGGCCAAAATGTAGAAGTGACTTTGCTATCACCAGTTACGGTGCTGTATTTGGCGTGAAGGCCAACGATTTGAACTGTTTTAGTTGTTGCAGAGTTGATCACAACAGAGTCTTCAACAGTTTGGTAAAGATACTGGTTGTCAGAAACTTTGGCGACCACGAAGCAAACTGGTTTTGCGTCAGGTTGTTCAGGAGTGCATTCATAAGCGCTGATGGCTTCAGAATTATTTGGAAGAGTTGTTGAAGCCACATCTGTGCAAGTTGCAGCGTTTGCAGTCGCGATCACCAGAACCAAAAGAACAAAGAAAATACTTACGGGTTTCATAAATCCTACTTAAGAGTTTCGCACTCTGTTTTAACGATATCGTACCAATTGTCTGAATTTTTCTTGAACACGGTGATGCATTTGAAAGTGGGAGCCACACCTTTAACTTTGTAATTACCACGAGCCATCGTGATGATCGCTAGATCGTAACCAGCAACTTGTGTGAATTTTTGCTCCATGGAAAGGACGCTTTCATCAATACCAAGTGTTTCAAGAACACTTTCAGTCGTCATGAATGAGATCTCTTTCATAGCTCCTGCAGAAGCGAAAGATGAGCTTAGGATAAGCGCGCCTGCGATGAAAAATGCCTTCATTAATACCTCCCGAAATGTGTGAGGGGTATTTACTGAATTTGCGGTCATTTGGGGAGCCTAGAGTGGCGAACCTGTCAATTTTACGCAGGAATTAGAGATCTGTTACGCACACAAAACGATCATATGGAGGGTGCTCCGCCGGAACACTCGTCACTGGATCCACCAAAATCAGGTTAAAATGGCGCCCCTCTTGGGATAGGAAGGCCTTATATTCGTTAAAAGGAGAATCCACAGCGAATTTACCCTTACTGGTAGAGGAAATCTCCCTCCAGCCATAATCCATGGAATCGCTATATCCTGAGCTGGTTGTCAGGCGACTGCGAGAGGCTGATTTATCATGAAGTTCCACGGAATACCGGAAAAAGAAGCCTTGCTCATATGCACGCCCATGGCAGCGAAAGCTCATCTCTGTCGCTAAAGATGGAAGGGCTGATAAAGAAACGACCGCTGCAAGCAAAGTTGAAATGTACTTCATTTCTTAAGCTTGGAGCGGTCTTAATATCTAGGCAAGAGATTTCATATCGATCACGAAGCGATATTTAACGTCGCTTTTGATCATGCGTTCATAGGCGACGTTGATTTGCTGAATCGGAATCATCTCAATGTCGGAAACGATGTCGTGCTTGGCGCAGAAGTCCAACATCTCTTGAGTTTCCTGAATTCCACCAATCAAAGAACCGCCCAATTTTCTGCGCCCCATGATCAATGCCCCAGCTGCCAATGTCGGGGGAGTCTCTGGTAAGCCCACCAGCACCATATTGCCGTCACGACGAAGTAAGCTTAAGTAAAGATTGTAATCGTGAGGAGCCGACACCGTATCCAAGATGAAATCAAAAGTTCCCATATGAGCACGCATTTGCGCCATGTCTTTAGAGATAATGACTTCGTGTGCACCTAGGCGTTTTGCATCTTCGACTTTCGAAGATGAAGTGGTGAACACCGTAACATTTGCGCCCATAGCATTTGCGAATTTTACACCCATATGACCCAAACCACCTAAACCCACGATACCAACTTTTTGGCCTTTTGATATTTTCCAGTGACGAAGGGGTGAATAAGTAGTTATGCCTGCGCACAATAACGGAGCTGTTGCTGCCAAGCTTAAATTTTTGGGAATACTTAAACAAAATTCTTCGCGAGTAACAATGGAATTGGAATAACCACCGAAAGTGGGCGATCCATCTTTCTCTTTGCTGTTGTAAGTTCCAACAAAACCTCGTTCACAGAATTGTTCAAGACCTTCCTTGCACGAAGCGCAGTCTAAACATGAATCCACCATGCATCCAACGCCCGCTAAATCACCGACTTTGAATTTTTTGACTTTTGCACCGACGGCAATAACGTTGCCGACAATTTCGTGACCGGGAACCATGGGGAAACTTCCGCGCCCCCACTCGTCGCGTACCTGGTGAACATCAGAGTGGCAAACGCCGCAATAATGAATTTCAATGTGAACATCATTATCGCGAAGTTCGCGGCGCTCAAAACTGAACGGAGCCAGAGGTGCTTTTGCAGACGGCGCTGCATACGCTTTTGCTTTAATCATGAAGATTCTCCTGATTGTGAGTTAAAGAAAATGATAGCGAAGTCGTGGAAAATGAACAGTGAAATTCCTGAAAGCCTGTGGCATACTACGGAGTATGAAAATTCAGGTGAGTCACATTCTCGTTCAACATTCTTATGAAGCCGAAGATATTTTGCGCGCATTGAAAGATGGCAAAGACTTTGCCGAACTTGCACGCAAGTTTTCGAAATGCTCTTCTGCGGCAGAGGGTGGCAATTTAGGAGTGTTCTCAGAAGGAAGACTGGACCCGGATTTCGAAGAAACTGCGTTTTCTTTGAAAGTGGGCCAAACCACGACTAAACCAATTCGTACGCGATTTGGGTATCACATAATTCGCCGAACGGCATAGTTCTTACTCTAGTCACAAGCATCATTCATTTTTTTTCGTTCACATTGCAGACAGTTTTCGACAAATGACTGGTAAGCACTTTTACGAGTAATAAAAAATTAAATTTTAAATGTGAGCGGTCCGATGGGGAAATGCAACCACGGAGGATTTTGCAATGTATGTACCTCGCTCACTATATTCCCTCGGGATTTTCGCTCTGGCTCTGGCGTTGAATGCCTGTGGGCCAGGTAACAGCAATCTTGCATCAGTTGATGAAACTGGTGACGAAACAGCATCGATTGTCGACCCTGGCACTAGCAGCCCTGATAGTTCAGAATCGACAAACGCAGGATCGGGCAGTTCCACAGTTCAGCCCGCAACTTCGCAAAAGCTTTTATTGAACCAAGCGATGAGTGTTCGTTACGAAAGTAACAGCATTCTGGAAAATAAAGCTGAACTACCTGCCGGCACGCAGATCGAAGTTCCGCAAGACTATCAGATGAAGAATCTGGATTATCGTGATTCCAACGGCAAGATCGTAAGATCCAGCACGGGATTCATTTATCCGATTAGAATCGTATCTGTGCCGACGGCTTCAGCTTCGCAGTTTCCACAAAGTAAAATCGATACTTTGAATAAAACATCGGGTGGACTTTTCATCTTTGCTTCGATCGTGGGAAATCTTCAGGGTGTAGAAGGCAATTTCGCAGTCATCACGCCGGCAGCGGCGGGTGCTGGGTTCCTGACAAATTATACAAGTTCGGGAAAGCCAAAGTTTAGCTATACGACGTCTTCGACAAAGCGTTTTCCGAAAATTAACAAAGGTGTTGACCCGGCTTCCCTAAATGCTGCTGATCGTGCGAAATGGACAGCGATTTATAATGAACTAAGAAAAGCCGTGAGTCGCACGACTGAAACTCCAAAATCCTATTTGATGATTGATTCCACGACCGCGAAACGAGCATCTTTGGATTATGAAAGCACTGGCAAGATCGCCTTAAATGGTGCCTGGTCCATCGCGGTTCAACAAACAGCGGTTCGCCATGGGTTTTCAAATGTGCCCTGTGCCGAATTTCAGTCGGAACTTGTGCGAGAGGCCTATCAACGTGCGGGATATCGCGTGAGTGATGACTTCAATACGACCAAAGGAAATAAGTTGATCTGGTCCAGTACGGCAGCGGTTGTTAATTTTTCGATGGCTCTTTATAAAGCCGGTTGGATTGCTTGGGATGGAACAAAGTATAAGCCCATGACGGGGGCGATCTTAATGAATGGATCAGGTATTTCTCCGGGGCACACTTATATTTCTGGCAGTGATGACGGAATGATCATCGTTGATAATGGTGCACCCCAAGGCCGCGATTTAAGAAAAACATCCCAGTCGATCATCGAAATGATGTTTCAAACGGGTGTGTTCTTCTTGCCTCCAGGAATCAATCCGCCAACTTGGTAGTTTTTGGCGAATACAGCGTCAGAATATTTCCTAAAAGGCAAAGTGCGACTCCCGTGACGATATAGGGAGTCCACTTAAAGTCCTCATACATACTTGAAAGAGTCAGCGCGATGACCGGAGAAATGACTCCTGAATAGGCGGCTCTTTCAGCCCCAATTCTTCCTGCTAAAGACAAGTAAGCTCCAAAAGCAAAGACTGATCCGAATAATGAGAGATAAAGCAAAGAGCTCAGATATTTCGTGGTTAAAGGAATCGCAAAGCTATGTTGCAACACCACGCCGACTAGTAACGTAAAGGCGCTTCCATACAGCATACCCCAAGTGTTTGAAACCACGACCGGAACTGATTTCCGATAGGATTTCTGCGACAACATATTGCCCGCCGAAGCCGATAGGGTTGCGATCAGTCCAATGACCAAGCCCATGATGGTGCGCTCGTTGGCATGTAAACCTAAAATCTCATTGATAAAGATTAAAATGATTCCCGCTCCACCAAGCAGGGATCCCGCAATCACTTTAGGAGTAATGGGTTTTTTAAAGAATAATCTCATGCCGATCATGTTGTATGGGACGATGACTGTAAAACAGATCGCAGCGATTCCTGAACTCACCATGGTTTCGGACCAATAAACCAGCATATAGTTCACTGAGAACATAAAAATACCCATAGTCATGAACGTCAAATGATCCGATTTACTGTAAGTCAGTTTCTTCTTAGTTAGCAGGCAGTAACTGAGTAGCAGAAATGCGCCTAAGGTGAAGCGCCAGAAAACGGAAGCAATAGGGGAAGCCGAATCCACCTGAAAAGTGATAACCAGCCAAGTAGAACCCCAGATAAGAGTGCATATTGCATATAGAAGGAAATTCATGGAATCACAGTCGGTGAGGTCTCAGCTTAAGTCAAGAAATGGGACTTCCGGCCCCACCTTGTTGCGTATTCTTGCAACCATTAGTATTCTTCATATATTGGCAAAGGACGGTGGGTAGTGAGTAAATTTGTTTTTGCATTCGTCACATTAATGGCTTTGATCGCGTCAGCGGCTCCATTGAAAATGAAGACTGCTCCCTATAAAAAAGGCCCGGATTTTTATCGTGGCGTTGTGTATTTCCACTATGACATCAAAGGTAAAAAAGAGCGCGAATCTTTGCACATCCAACAAGACATCATCCGAGTGAATGCCGAACCGGTGCAGAAAAAGAATTGGAAAAAAGGCGAGCCTGCGATGAAGGTTCTGTTGAAGCTTGAAAAATCCACGACAGCGAAGTGCACAGCTGGAAGTTATTCTTTAAGGGTGGCAAAGGGTGAGCAAAAAAGTCAGGTTGAAAAAGGCTGCGTGGGAACTCCACGATTCAAACAGCTACAGCAATCTTTTGCGATATTAAAAGGACTGGTTCCTAAGCAGTACGATAAAAACTTAAATCCGATTTAGTTAAATAGCTGAAAAAGAAAAAGCCCTGGTCTCCCAGGGCTTTTTTATGACCGGGACTAGTCTTCGTCCTCGTCGTCATAATCCTCATCATCGTCTTCGTCATCATCGTCGTCGTCTTCATCATCTTCGTCCTCATCTTCATCGTCGACATCGTCGCTCGATTCGATGCGAACCAACCAACCCTCTTCGTAAGGGTCTTCCATGATAAGAGACGGATCGTCGATCACTGACGTGTTCACTTCGATAACAGTTCCATCAACTGGAGAATAAATATCCAAAGGACCGTCGCTGGTTTCGATAGATCCGATCACAGTTTCAGTGTCCACTTCCTCTTGTTCAGCCGGAAGGTCCACAGTGCTGATAGATTCGAAATCCTCAAGTCCATCTTCGTTGATACCAATTGTGATCACGCCATCTTCTTGGCGGTACCACAAATAGCCCATATAATTTCTTACGTCATCTGATGCCATTTAATCTCCAGGAAAAAAACTATTAACAATCGTAGTACAAGTGGAACTCGTAAGGAACTGGTCTTTGCTGTACTGGACGAACTTCTTTGTCGATTTTGTACTGCACCCAAGTTTCAATCAAGTCGTCGCTGAAAACATCGCCTTTTTTCAAGAAGCTGCAATTTTTCATCAAATTAGCCAGGGATTCTTCTAAAGTTCCTGGAACTGATGGGATCAAAGCGGCTTCTTGTGGTGGCAATCCATAGATATCTTTATCCAGTGGGTCGCCTGGATTGATCTTATTAATGATACCATCTAAGCCAGCCATCAAAATAGCAGCCTCTGCCAAGTAAATGTTCGCAGTTGGATCTGGCGTACGGAACTCAATACGTTTTGCCTTAGGATTTGGACCAGAGTTTGGAATACGCATCGCCGCTGAACGGTTTTTAAAGCTGTAAGCCAATTTCGTTGGAGCCTCAAAGCCCGGAACCAAACGTTTATAAGAGTTTGTCGTAGGATTGATGATACCACACAAAGCTGGAGCATGTTTCAACACGCCACCGATGTAGTGCAGCGCCATTTCAGACAAACCTGCGTATTTGTTGCCTGCAAAAAGATTTTTACCGTCTTTCCACAGAGACATGTGGATGTGCATACCAGAACCGTTGTCGCCGAAGATTGGTTTTGGCATGAAAGTCGCTGTTTTTCCGTGGCGCATACAAACGTTTTTCACGATGTATTTGAACCACATCATTTTGTCGCCCATGTTCAAAGCTGTGTCGTATTGGAAATTGATTTCACATTGACCAGCGGAAGCTACTTCGTGGTGATGGCGTTCTACGCGCATGCCACAAAGTTCCATCTCTGCGCAAATTTCAGAGCGGATATCTTGCAGGGTATCTGTTGGAAGGGCCGGGAAATATCCTTCTTTAGAGCGGATTTTGTATCCAAGATTGCCGCCGCCTTCATCGCGACCTGTGTTCCATACAGCTTCATTACTGTCGACTGTATAGAATGCAGAGTTCGAAGTTTGTTCAAAGCGTACATCATCAAAGATAAAGAATTCAGCTTCAGGTCCGAAGTAAGCTGTGTCAGCAATGCCTGTTGACTGCATGTAGGCGATTGCTTTTTTAACGATCTGACGTGGGTCACGATCATATGGTTGAAGAGTCTCTGGCAAGCAAACATCGCAAATCAATGACAACGTCGGCATTTCCATAAACGGATCCATCATCGCTGTTTTAGCATCAGGTCTGATAATCATGTCAGACTCTTCGATGCCCTTCCAGCCACGAATCGAGCTTCCGTCAAAGCCAAATCCATTTTCAAAAGATTCTTCTTCAAGCTGGTGAAGAGGAATTGTTAAATGTTGCCAAGTTCCGATCATGTCACAGAACTTGAGATCTACCATCTTCGCGCCTTTTTCGTGGGCGAATTTTAAAGCTTCCTTCGCAGTCATTTTGCGTCTCCCTTGCAAAAATCAAAAATCAAAACAAAAAAATAGCCGTAGTGTTTGCTATGGCTAAAGTGCTTCCTCGTTTTTTTCACCCGTACGAATTCTTAGGGCGGATTCAACTGGTAATACAAAGATTTTCCCATCACCGATTTTGCCGGTATGAGCAGTTTTGCGAATTGCTTCGACAGCGCTGTCTACTAAAGCGGCGGGCAATACGACTTCCAGTTTTATCTTGGGAAGAAAATCAACGACGTATTCGGCACCTTTATATACTTCAGTGCGCCCTTTTTGGCGCCCAAACCCACGAACTTCGGAGACAGTGATACCTTCAATTCCAACTTCGGAGAGAGCATCGACCACGTCGTCGAGCTTGAAGGGTTTTATGATAGCCTCTATTTTTTTCATGGATCCTGTTGTTACCTAAAGATGTCTAATTTCGTTGAAACCAAGAATAACAAAGGGTTGGAAGAATGCAAAAAGGACTCAAGCAATTTTATAATTTTAATTTTCTAATAACGCGAAACGGTAAGCGTTTCTAGGTTGAGCACTCTAGTTGTTTTTGGTACACAGCCCGTCCGCGTGTAGTTTTACTAGGCGCGTTCGGGATCGGAAAATCACTATTGTTGTCAGACCGGGGGGATTATGACTGCAACACGTTTTTTCGTATATGGATCATTGACCGAGGGGATGGTTCATTACTCAAAAATTCAGAACTTCGTGGAATCATTAAGCTTTGCCAGAATCAAGGCAACAGCATATCGACTAAAAGTTGGCTTCCCAGCACTGGTTAAAGGTGGCTCGGATCTGGTGCCGGGTCAGTTAGTGGAGTTAAAAGCCTCCGATTTGCTAATCAGTTTGTTAGACGAATTTTATGGTTTTAACAGATTGGATTCGGACAAGAGCCTTTACTCCAGAGAAGAAGTCGACGTGTACATCGAAGGCTCTTCTGAGCCGGTGAAGGCTTGGACCTATTTTTTAAATCCGCTTAAGCTTCCAGTAAATGCCTCGGTTATTGTTGGTGGTGACTGGAAAAAATCAATCGAAGATCAACCTTTGATGACATCTAAGTTGACTGAAAAACAAGCAACTTATATTCAACGCTTGGGTCGTTCTTCAGGTCGGGAGATCGTACCTATTGATTTGACGCTTTATCGAGAGCTGATGAACCTGGAGTTGATCGTCGATAAGGGTCGCAGATTGGCTCTATCTAAATTGGGCCAAGAGGTATTTAAACATCTTGGATAATTCGAACAAAATCTTCCGCATCGTTTTGATTGAGCCTGAAATTCCGCAAAATACAGGAAATATCGGGCGCACATGTGTAGCTACGAACTGTGAGTTGCATATCGTGGGGAAGATGGGATTTGAAATCAATGATACCAATGTAAAGCGCGCGGGGCTGGATTACTGGCCTCATCTAACGTGGCATCATCATGCGACGTTTGAAGACTGGTGGAAACTGGTTGAAGACCCTTCGCGTGCCTGGTTCTTTACAACAAAAACAAAACGCACTTATTTTGAACCGAAATTCCAATCGGGCGACTGGTTGGTGTTCGGTAAAGAAACAAAAGGATTGGATCCAGATCTTTTGGCGAAATTTCCATCGCAAACTGTGACTATTCCGATGATCGGTGAAGGTTCCCGCAGTTTGAATCTAGCAACCAGCGTTGCGATTGCCGCTTATGAAGGCGTCAGACAAATCAAGTACACGTAATTCGTTAACACAAACATCTGCAAATTCTGGAAAATCAGGATGAATTTTTGTTGGATGTCCATCTACCAAAAATCGAAATTCGTGGGAGTACTTACTTAGATCGCCGAGCCAGTTAGTGAAGCGAGATTGGTTCGGCGGTCGCGCAATATGGTCATTAAAATCCATTAACGCAAGTAAGGTGATATCACTTTTTTCGATTTATTTTTCGCTCTATTACACCTGTGTTGGCCCTAAGTCCGGGTTTACGAATTTCCTAGTGATCTCGCGTCAATGACGCACCAATAAAAAGCCCCTGTGCCTTGCAGCTCGCATCTGTTTCGAGCTATCCTTAGCCACTATGGTAACGCAAATACTTACAAAAATATTCGGAACAAAACACGACCGTGAAATGAAAAAGATTCAACCGATGGTTGATCGTATCAATGCCTTGGAACCAAAGATGAAGGCGCTCACGGATGAACAACTTAAAGCGAAAACTCCTGAGTTCCAGGAACGTTTGAAAAAAGGCGAGACAGTTAACGACATCTTGCCGGAAGCATTTGCTGTTTGCCGTGAAGCTTCGATTCGTGTTTTGGGCATGCGCCATTACGACGTTCAGTTAATCGGTGGTATCGTTCTTAACAGCGGTAAGATCGCCGAGATGAGAACGGGTGAAGGTAAAACCCTTGTGGCAACTTTGCCTGTTTACTTGAATGCACTTACTGGTAAGGGTGTTCACGTTGTGACGGTGAATGATTACCTGGTCCGTCGTGACTCCGAACACATGGGGCGTTTGTACGGCTGGTTAGGTCTTACAACGGGTATCATCGTTCATGGTTTGAACGATCAACAGCGTAAAGAGATGTACGGTTGCGATATCACTTATTGCACGAACAACGAACTGGGTTTCGACTATCTTCGTGACAATATGAAGTTTGATTTGGCTGATTACGTTCAACGTGGTCACAACTATGCGATCGTGGATGAGTGTGACTCTATCTTGGTCGACGAAGCGCGTACGCCGTTGATTATTTCCGGTCCTGCGGAAGCCTCTACTGAAAAATACCAAATCGTAAACTCCATCATCCCTCACTTGAAGCGCGATCTTCACTTCACTATGGAAGAGAAATCGAAAACGGCTTCATTGACTGAAGAGGGAAATGCGAAAGTTGAAGAGTTGTTGGGCGTGGGGAATCTTTACGATCCACAAAACATCGAACTTCTTCACCACGTTTACCAAGGTTTGAAAGCTCACTACCTGTACCGTCTTGACGTTGAATACATGATCAAAGATGGCGAAATCGTGATCGTGGATGAGTTCACGGGTCGTTTGATGCCGGGTCGTCGTTGGTCTGATGGTCTTCACCAAGCTATCGAAGCTAAAGAAGGCGTTGAAGTTAAATCTGAAAACCAAACTTTGGCGACTATCACATTCCAAAACTATTTCCGTATGTACGATAAACTTTCGGGTATGACGGGTACGGCAGATACAGAAGCGGTTGAGTTCAAAAAGATTTACAATCTTGATGTAAATGTGATTCCGACAAATAAACCAATCACTCGTAAAGACGAAGAGGACGTGGTTTATAAATCTGAAAAGGCCAAATACAAAGCGATCACAGCAGATATCAAAGAGCGCACTCAAAAAGGTCAACCCATCCTGGTGGGTACGGCTTCTATTGAAAAATCTGAGGCTTTGAGCCGTTTCCTTCGTAACGAAGGTATCAAACACGAAGTCTTGAATGCGAAACATCACGAACGTGAAGCAGAAATCATCGCTCAAGCAGGCCGTAAAGGTTCTGTGACGATCGCTACCAATATGGCGGGTCGTGGTACTGACATCATGCTGGGTGGTAATGCGGATATGTTGGCGAAAGCTGCAGTCGGCAATGATGATTCTCCAGAGTACATTGAGGCTTTGGCGAAAGTTAAAGGCCAAGTTGAAAAAGAACGTGAAGAAGTTCGTCAATTGGGCGGTTTATACATCATCGGTACCGAACGCCACGAATCTCGTCGTATCGATAATCAGCTACGTGGTCGTTCTGGTCGTCAAGGTGACCCGGGTGAATCTCGCTTCTATCTTTCACTGGAAGATAATTTGATGAGAATCTTCAATGGTGAACGTATCCAAAAAATTATGGAAATGTTGAACATTCCTGAAGATGAACCAATCACAGCGAAAATGGTGACGAACGCGGTTGAGGGTGCTCAACGTAAAGTGGAAGGTCACCAATTCGATATCCGTAAAAACTTGATGGATTACGACACGGTTATGAATAACCAACGTAATGCTATCTATGGAATGCGCCGTAACCTTCTTGAAGGTAAA contains these protein-coding regions:
- a CDS encoding tRNA (cytidine(34)-2'-O)-methyltransferase produces the protein MDNSNKIFRIVLIEPEIPQNTGNIGRTCVATNCELHIVGKMGFEINDTNVKRAGLDYWPHLTWHHHATFEDWWKLVEDPSRAWFFTTKTKRTYFEPKFQSGDWLVFGKETKGLDPDLLAKFPSQTVTIPMIGEGSRSLNLATSVAIAAYEGVRQIKYT
- a CDS encoding P-II family nitrogen regulator; the protein is MKKIEAIIKPFKLDDVVDALSEVGIEGITVSEVRGFGRQKGRTEVYKGAEYVVDFLPKIKLEVVLPAALVDSAVEAIRKTAHTGKIGDGKIFVLPVESALRIRTGEKNEEAL
- a CDS encoding NAD(P)-dependent alcohol dehydrogenase — encoded protein: MIKAKAYAAPSAKAPLAPFSFERRELRDNDVHIEIHYCGVCHSDVHQVRDEWGRGSFPMVPGHEIVGNVIAVGAKVKKFKVGDLAGVGCMVDSCLDCASCKEGLEQFCERGFVGTYNSKEKDGSPTFGGYSNSIVTREEFCLSIPKNLSLAATAPLLCAGITTYSPLRHWKISKGQKVGIVGLGGLGHMGVKFANAMGANVTVFTTSSSKVEDAKRLGAHEVIISKDMAQMRAHMGTFDFILDTVSAPHDYNLYLSLLRRDGNMVLVGLPETPPTLAAGALIMGRRKLGGSLIGGIQETQEMLDFCAKHDIVSDIEMIPIQQINVAYERMIKSDVKYRFVIDMKSLA
- a CDS encoding DMT family transporter; translated protein: MNFLLYAICTLIWGSTWLVITFQVDSASPIASVFWRFTLGAFLLLSYCLLTKKKLTYSKSDHLTFMTMGIFMFSVNYMLVYWSETMVSSGIAAICFTVIVPYNMIGMRLFFKKPITPKVIAGSLLGGAGIILIFINEILGLHANERTIMGLVIGLIATLSASAGNMLSQKSYRKSVPVVVSNTWGMLYGSAFTLLVGVVLQHSFAIPLTTKYLSSLLYLSLFGSVFAFGAYLSLAGRIGAERAAYSGVISPVIALTLSSMYEDFKWTPYIVTGVALCLLGNILTLYSPKTTKLAD
- a CDS encoding transposase is translated as MKKHLMTALFAVVSGFLLQACSPAGSLISHQRDADFYSQFVNSSADWPQAENKIDELKVMQTGSEYPMRYVFFDNGKFYYQVDRLGTGEGVWSIQKGALIATAQRTIFAMELAISAASDKGNETLVRFYDRHGLNSINIKLRDPQVIKAQGKVPTELRKFTRSEKNI
- a CDS encoding gamma-glutamylcyclotransferase; its protein translation is MTATRFFVYGSLTEGMVHYSKIQNFVESLSFARIKATAYRLKVGFPALVKGGSDLVPGQLVELKASDLLISLLDEFYGFNRLDSDKSLYSREEVDVYIEGSSEPVKAWTYFLNPLKLPVNASVIVGGDWKKSIEDQPLMTSKLTEKQATYIQRLGRSSGREIVPIDLTLYRELMNLELIVDKGRRLALSKLGQEVFKHLG
- a CDS encoding peptidylprolyl isomerase, which translates into the protein MKIQVSHILVQHSYEAEDILRALKDGKDFAELARKFSKCSSAAEGGNLGVFSEGRLDPDFEETAFSLKVGQTTTKPIRTRFGYHIIRRTA
- a CDS encoding glycine cleavage system protein H, producing the protein MASDDVRNYMGYLWYRQEDGVITIGINEDGLEDFESISTVDLPAEQEEVDTETVIGSIETSDGPLDIYSPVDGTVIEVNTSVIDDPSLIMEDPYEEGWLVRIESSDDVDDEDEDEDDEDDDDDDEDDDEDYDDEDED
- the glnA gene encoding type I glutamate--ammonia ligase codes for the protein MTAKEALKFAHEKGAKMVDLKFCDMIGTWQHLTIPLHQLEEESFENGFGFDGSSIRGWKGIEESDMIIRPDAKTAMMDPFMEMPTLSLICDVCLPETLQPYDRDPRQIVKKAIAYMQSTGIADTAYFGPEAEFFIFDDVRFEQTSNSAFYTVDSNEAVWNTGRDEGGGNLGYKIRSKEGYFPALPTDTLQDIRSEICAEMELCGMRVERHHHEVASAGQCEINFQYDTALNMGDKMMWFKYIVKNVCMRHGKTATFMPKPIFGDNGSGMHIHMSLWKDGKNLFAGNKYAGLSEMALHYIGGVLKHAPALCGIINPTTNSYKRLVPGFEAPTKLAYSFKNRSAAMRIPNSGPNPKAKRIEFRTPDPTANIYLAEAAILMAGLDGIINKINPGDPLDKDIYGLPPQEAALIPSVPGTLEESLANLMKNCSFLKKGDVFSDDLIETWVQYKIDKEVRPVQQRPVPYEFHLYYDC